One genomic segment of Syngnathus typhle isolate RoL2023-S1 ecotype Sweden linkage group LG8, RoL_Styp_1.0, whole genome shotgun sequence includes these proteins:
- the LOC133158506 gene encoding uncharacterized protein LOC133158506 isoform X1, with protein sequence MSESIVRKIQPFTIGTKLSVPAVPKCQEFSETYLECQNLDNCTLQQNLNSLYLSRQQVCAHGPCLVAPTDQRVAPGKHKQEDMIAEDHLNQNLAPSSAVSRAIKKITISGSEKSPENTISVGLRQRSILGSTSKNHNNNNNISATCDCSLPRIVGVDCDNKPHSQFKVLLKTSNGGDYPAIQGQTKPKLYRQKSIQQCSVTAHPSEAVLTGKHEVREDVNKRKDIVKSTWRPEKDPQKCQHHPQSEAPTNVTFKSDCYSQHTSLFKKKVLQAQTWSKSKLQDDSKIQGCPLQDWDEASQILQRDLKDFDNTLIQLNQTGDQLICKLNPTSDLVKNQLSQLKDQWNILKQTAATQSRVLGGSKNLQEFNKKVDKLETWIKEKEEEQSLVNVLGANVDKMQLTRRILDLKQDEQLYRTLHEEINHMALKLEKQGKSDSKSISSRRKNINKMWLKVQSHLKKHKDNLHLALEVSSFYQQADNTLFAINNMMKSIFASKEPGLFGDREIRDIASQIMMLDVSVSQLSNLHPALAAGVTQKQSEVKDCWVSLQKVFRSDRTALPPTGSTFTREDADPLTPTLELQCNMGTETQTSMGKLGRARQSHTEDYTGTSECCGSTKQSQAQQSVNHTSLPMRDGPDDVIISHHSGREREPRVETKQATALRGHPQLHIQLQKFTVSADKTLSWLKENVSMATQVCSIATCEGLEEARRCQHAVQQEILTNKVRIEVVKREGYGLVRAQHPGSTRIEQFLGQLEMLWEELQRRHQRNAVFLQASEDMGVRVFKVRQRLGSRETGLESTEISMKESCDPETTSIKERESGRLVKEVAIRGLELDTLRQEVERLHGRSHLHAHGLRMEEMDRKYQRVQNALTQQSSEQMLTEFLEHLELEESQELDSSQYCFNQPLLSKRSSIPDLLGLQSSGEADLSMGDHVEEREETVAILNDTVGERGPSQSHEQSIQELLSQQARLAVCLEECLCGCNELNLEILEKETDLAVQCEPDNCDFETLQERNTHLEIDYEVLTDEVKEMESQACRLKELCPERVLWTKIRATLKVWTELGKSMVELKSRLQEFLHLQDFFRSYLAIISWTEDTRSCIFSDTLHLREDGQSLQSAELDIQIEQKFKEFDQLAASGRNILDKEHHLTQMVGERIEELRSMLGWISVHWIAKKQEWNDKKSMQESPIDNIYSEATLCSPSESTNSYKFCQSLNIISDESKSKAREDSQSSERFAGHARQPKEKQLEDDYEVMKSITQRSESPTPAVTVIKEPSSSSLGSMVNLILSFGNTGDSQVQVDDRPVWIDDVEETSEALHRPSAPACKKFWKRCQGLLENTLGSLKRKKKIYRQSANEVSTYFHVKDNNSAVAPVYESISLPRQKSRLTSSASSSASPSSFSPPSTAQAPQTSVSFHPLNGRHINNSIFCSLKRMGQKRKRKHDTRRHTIQKVMGVDQEADEPLYAGETVTYDTRTWPLKDGRRKKSSPQCGDGIDSMEGIKNPPLREFECTGEDAITPYAVSEGPVPSTQGAGRCRFLSLGSVLSFDLTKDMTLIPSIQEIITIAPPESNKVSRNDPDPNLQRHTELSSFKQIRSSPGNAASRAAISSGTQMSTEVVKDLPDNDGYFHTPPPEKEEARLASCSSKRQFNLQGDAEQEKDEKSPGLKTVEDDTCKFSQPPIYVNQATLAIGPAAPKHQCPNVRTLIRDLNGHKYHKSAITRGVHDEKPGQCPHQASHMIVNVKSTINVRQDSVDSGISSSSSIKLHPDASCPDNLQITGMVGRLLSLQVGRVDHMKMTENVGASKPKEDPQQDHVHLDHQQFEEEEEELEGIWNQTSNLRQSICSDIMYQPRQDEPISSDQPSEPTPSSCTSKLPANLYRNLATVSEPNLFVADFRLPSNIQSLLGGSKELSFQGPPQTVRDRRSWAAFPNRDQIDKTLVVVNETAADQLKLPDVGDSQKYVYQYREEEDEEESKDGKEIGEHTASSKRQSNGFCYQNEDAPNFEPMDMQDASTATRGRCATLNENPDQQSMEGTLERKQKLQLGGKKAASRGWNSYHTVLYRHTLCFYQDRKETLRSSACGLPLNLTGAECSSAPEYTKKPNCFRLRLRDGSEYLFNASSRFLMNTWMNKIQAITGASQSVSALSSDPVAQDVPISLSPPLCSACYGLAKCYCSSQHDVTSTFPRRKALNRARDMVVLSREFTCLPHSRMEEHSSISSTHGHSCNDDYDDYDGSSCKQMMTQGGSGDNTSSSHPSPPHSNQDWPSSKFPSHSFTSATYQKIKPTQRNCGGLEKGSNYSVTLVLGDKSMDSETCSVPPVMVAGWQRNASPPTSYTSQPRPGNKSVFKKFFGKKDV encoded by the exons CACCGACCAGCGGGTAGCCCCCGGGAAACACAAACAGGAAGACATGATCGCAGAAGACCACCTGAACCAGAACCTCgcgccttcttctgctgtttcgAGAGCCATCAAAAAGATCACAATTTCTGGGAGTGAGAAAAGCCCAGAGAACACCATTTCTGTGGGACTAAGACAGCGATCCATTTTGGGAAGCACATCCAAAAaccacaacaacaataacaacatcaGCGCTACATGTGATTGCAGCCTTCCGAGGATCGTTGGGGTCGATTGTGACAATAAACCTCACTCTCAGTTCAAG gttttattgaaaacaagcaaTGGCGGGGATTATCCGGCAATACAGGGGCAAACCAAACCAAAACTATATCGACAAAAGTCCATCCAACAg tgctcTGTTACAGCACACCCTTCAGAGGCAGTGCTCACTGGAAAACATGAGGTCAGGGAAGATGttaacaaaagaaaagacattGTAAAGTCCACATGGAGGCCG GAGAAAGACCCTCAAAAATGTCAGCATCACCCACAGAGTGAAGCCCCGACCAATGTCACATTCAAGAGTGATTGCTATAGTCAGCACACATCTCTCTTCAAGAAGAAAGTACTGCag GCTCAGACGTGGAGCAAAAGCAAACTGCAAGACGACTCGAAAATTCAGGGCTGCCCCCTGCAGGACTGGGATGAAGCCTCACAGATACTTCAGCGAGATCTTAAAGATTTTGACAACACTCTAATTCAACTTAATCag ACAGGTGATCAGCTGATCTGCAAACTGAATCCCACCTCTGACCTTGTGAAGAATCAGCTCAGCCAGTTGAAAGATCAATGGAACATTCTGAAACAGACAGCTGCCACTCAGTCCAGGGTCTTGGGAGGATCCAAAAACCTGCAGGAGTTCAACAAAAAGGTGGACAAACTTGAGACATGGATTAAAGAGAAG GAAGAGGAACAGTCTCTTGTTAATGTCCTGGGTGCAAACGTTGACAAAATGCAGCTAACCAGAagaattttagatttaaaacag gACGAACAGCTGTATAGAACCCTCCATGAAGAGATCAATCACATGGCTTTAAAACTGGAGAAACAAGGGAAGTCTGATAGTAAAAGCATCTCCAGCAGGAgaaaaaatatcaataaaat GTGGTTGAAGGTGCAGTCTCATCtgaaaaaacacaaagacaatcTTCATCTTGCATTGGAAGTGTCCTCATTTTACCAGCAGGCTGACAATACGTTGTTTGCCATTAATAACATG ATGAAAAGCATATTTGCCTCAAAAGAGCCAGGCCTCTTCGGAGACAGAGAAATACGTGACATTGCCAGTCAAATCATG ATGTTAGATGTCAGTGTGTCCCAGCTTTCAAATCTCCACCCTGCCTTGGCTGCCGGTGTAACACAGAAGCAGAGTGAGGTGAAGGACTGCTGGGTTTCTCTTCAGAAGGTTTTCAG GAGTGACCGGACAGCCCTCCCCCCCACAGGCTCCACATTCACCAGGGAAGATGCTGACCCCTTGACACCAACCCTAGAACTCCAATGCAATATGGGAACAGAGACTCAAACGAGCATGGGAAAGCTGGGTAGAGCAAGGCAGAGTCACACGGAAGACTATACG GGTACATCTGAATGTTGCGGGAGCACTAAGCAAAGCCAGGCGCAGCAAAGTGTGAACCACACCTCTTTACCCATGAGAGATGggcctgatgatgtcatcatcagTCATCATTCAGGGAGGGAAAG AGAGCCTAGAGTTGAAACCAAGCAAGCCACTGCCCTGAGAGGCCACCCACAGCTTCATATTCAGCTCCAGAAGTTCACTGTGTCAGCTGACAAG ACTTTGTCCTGGCTGAAGGAAAATGTTTCTATGGCCACACAAGTGTGCTCTATAGCCACATGCGAGGGACTAGAGGAGGCCAGGAGGTGCCAACATGCAGTGCAACAAGAAATCCTCACCAACAAAGTCAGGATAGAGGTGGTCAAAAGA GAGGGCTATGGGTTGGTCCGCGCTCAGCATCCAGGCAGCACCAGGATAGAACAGTTCCTTGGCCAGCTGGAGATGCTTTGGGAAGAACTGCAGAGGAGGCACCAGAGGAATGCTGTATTCCTGCAGGCCTCGGAAGACATGGGCGTGAGG GTTTTTAAAGTACGACAGAGACTTGGAAGCCGAGAGACCGGGCTGGAGTCGACGGAGATTTCCATGAAGGAGTCCTGTGACCCTGAAACCACGTCAATTAAAGAACGAGAGAGTGGTCGGCTAGTGAAAGAAGTAGCCATTCGTGGCCTCGAGCTGGATACGCTCAGACAAGAGGTGGAGCGTCTCCATGGCCGCAGTCACCTACATGCACATGGCTTGCGTATGGAAGAGATGGACAGAAA ATATCAACGTGTTCAAAACGCCCTGACTCAGCAGAGTTCGGAGCAAATGCTGACTGAGTTTTTGGAGCATTTGGAGCTTGAGGAGAGTCAAGAGCTTGACAGCAGTCAATATTGCTTCAATCAG CCTCTCCTCAGTAAGCGTTCATCAATTCCTGACTTGCTGGGACTTCAAAGCAGCGGTGAGGCTGATCTGAGCATGGGCGACCATGTGGAGGAACGAGAAGAAACGGTGGCGATACTAAATGACACAGTGGGAGAAAGAGGACCATCACAGAGTCACGAGCAATCCATACAAGAGCTTCTGAGCCAG CAAGCCAGACTGGCTGTGTGCTTGGAGGAGTGCCTCTGCGGCTGCAATGAGCTTAACCTGGAGATCCTTGAGAAGGAGACAGATCTGGCTGTCCAATGTGAGCCAGATAACTGTGACTTTGAGACTCTGCAGGAGAGGAACACCCACCTTGAG ATTGACTATGAAGTTCTTACTGATGAAGTCAAGGAGATGGAGAGCCAGGCTTGTCGCTTGAAGGAGCTCTGCCCAGAAAGAGTACTTTGGACCAAGATTCGGGCAACACTGAAGGTCTGGACGGAGCTGGGGAAAAGTATGGTGGAGCTCAAATCACGTCTGCAAGAATTCTTGCATCTCCAAGACTTCTTCAGGAGCTACCTCGCAATAAT CTCATGGACAGAGGACACCCGGTCATGCATTTTCTCCGATACCTTGCATTTGAGGGAAGATGGACAAAGCCTGCAGTCCGCAGAGCTCGATATACAAATTGAGCAGAAGTTTAAAGAGTTTGACCAGCTGGCAGCATCTGGGAGAAACATTTTAGACAAAGAACACCATCTCACTCAGATG GTAGGAGAGCGGATAGAAGAACTGCGGAGTATGCTTGGGTGGATTTCTGTGCACTGGATAGCAAAGAAACAAGAGTGGAATGACAAAAAGAGTATGCAGGAGTCCCCAATAGATAACATTTACTCCGAGGCCACGTTGTGCTCCCCATCAGAG TCAACAAATTCTTACAAATTCTGCCAGTCTCTGAATATCATCTCAGACGAAAGCAAATCCAAGGCGAGAGAAGACAGCCAGAGCTCAGAAAGGTTTGCTGGACATGCACGACAACCAAAAGAGAAGCAGTTAGAAGATGATTATGAGGTCATGAAAAGTATAACTCAACGATCAGAGTCTCCCACACCGGCCGTCACGGTCATTAAGGAGCCCAGCAGTTCCTCTTTAGGGAGCATGGTCAACCTCATTCTCAGCTTTGGTAACACAGGGGACAGCCAGGTGCAGGTGGACGATCGACCTGTTTGGATTGATGATGTCGAAGAAACTTCGGAGGCTCTCCACAGG CCCAGTGCGCCTGCCTGTAAAAAATTCTGGAAGCGCTGCCAGGGGCTTTTGGAAAATACTTTGGGTAGTTTAAAGCGAAAGAAAAAGATTTATCGGCAGAGTGCAAACGAG GTGAGTACTTACTTCCATGTCAAGGATAACAACTCAGCTGTGGCCCCGGTGTACGAAAGTATCTCTCTCCCGCGTCAAAAGAGCCGCTTGACATCCTCGGCCTCCTCTAGTGCCTCGCCATCCTCCTTTTCACCACCTTCCACAGCGCAAGCACCTCAGACTAGCGTATCCTTCCACCCTTTGAATGGAAGACATATCAACAACTCCATATTCTGCAGCCTTAAGCGAATGGGCCAGAAGAGGAAGAGAAAGCACGACACTCGCAGGCATACCATCCAGAAAGTCATGGGTGTCGACCAGGAAGCAGATGAGCCCCTTTATGCCGGTGAGACGGTCACTTATGACACGCGTACCTGGCCACTCAAAGACGGTCGAAGGAAGAAAAGCTCGCCACAGTGCGGGGATGGAATTGACTCTATGGAAGGCATAAAGAATCCGCCACTGAGAGAGTTCGAGTGTACTGGAGAGGACGCTATTACTCCATATGCTGTTTCAGAGGGACCGGTCCCCTCCACCCAAGGGGCAGGCCGCTGCAGATTTCTTTCCTTGGGCTCTGTGTTGAGCTTCGACTTGACAAAGGACATGACTCTCATCCCTAGCATTCAGGAAATCATAACTATAGCTCCTCCAGAATCCAATAAGGTTTCCCGGAATGATCCAGATCCGAACCTCCAACGGCACACAGAATTaagttcattcaaacaaatccgATCGTCGCCAGGCAACGCTGCTAGCAGAGCCGCAATCAGCTCTGGGACACAGATGTCTACAGAGGTTGTGAAAGACTTGCCTGATAATGACGGCTATTTCCACACACCTCCTCCAGAAAAAGAAGAGGCTCGGTTGGCATCTTGTTCGTCCAAAAGGCAGTTCAACCTGCAGGGTGATGCCGAGCAGGAAAAGGATGAAAAGTCACCAGGACTCAAAACTGTCGAGGATGACACCTGCAAGTTTTCCCAACCTCCTATTTATGTGAATCAAGCGACTTTAGCCATAGGCCCTGCGGCTCCTAAACACCAGTGCCCAAATGTCCGTACACTTATTCGGGACCTCAATGGACACAAGTACCATAAAAGTGCAATCACACGAGGTGTACATGATGAGAAGCCAGGACAGTGTCCACACCAAGCTTCTCATATGATTGTCAATGTCAAATCGACTATCAATGTTCGTCAAGACTCGGTAGACTCGGGTATCTCCAGCTCCAGCAGCATCAAACTTCATCCTGATGCATCTTGTCCAGATAATCTCCAGATTACCGGAATGGTTGGGAGGCTCTTGTCCCTTCAAGTAGGACGCGTTGATCACATGAAGATGACAGAAAATGTGGGCGCTTCAAAACCCAAAGAAGATCCACAACAAGACCATGTCCACCTGGACCATCAACAGtttgaggaggaagaagaagagctgGAAGGCATCTGGAATCAAACTAGCAATTTGAGGCAGAGTATCTGTTCAGATATCATGTACCAGCCTCGACAAGACGAGCCCATCTCATCGGATCAGCCGAGTGAGCCCACTCCCAGCTCATGCACCAGCAAACTGCCCGCTAATCTCTATCGAAACCTGGCCACGGTTTCAGAACCCAACCTCTTTGTGGCTGACTTCAGGCTGCCGTCTAACATCCAGAGCCTCCTGGGTGGCAGCAAGGAGCTGAGTTTCCAGGGCCCGCCGCAAACTGTAAGAGACAGAAGGTCCTGGGCAGCTTTTCCAAATAGGGATCAAATTGACAAGACCTTAGTGGTTGTGAACGAAACAGCTGCAGATCAGTTGAAACTTCCAGATGTTGGTGACAGTCAGAAATATGTCTACCAATAcagagaggaggaagatgaggaagagTCAAAAGATGGGAAGGAGATTGGCGAACACACAGCTAGTTCAAAG CGTCAGTCAAACGGTTTCTGTTACCAAAACGAGGATGCTCCAAACTTTGAACCCATGGATATGCAGGACGCGTCaacggccacaagagggcgctgcGCTACCCTA AATGAAAATCCTGATCAGCAATCAATGGAGGGAACTCTCGAGAGGAAGCAAAAGCTTCAACTTGGAGGAAAGAAA GCTGCCTCCAGAGGCTGGAATTCATACCATACGGTCTTATATCGTCACACCTTATGCTTCTATCAGGATAGAAAGGAAACACTGAGG AGTTCTGCATGTGGCCTCCCGCTGAACCTCACGGGAGCGGAGTGTTCATCTGCACCAGAGTACACCAAGAAACCAAACTGCTTCCGTTTGAG GTTACGTGATGGCTCTGAATATCTGTTCAATGCCTCGTCACGCTTTCTGATGAATACATGGATGAACAAAATACAAGCAATCACAG GTGCAAGTCAGTCTGTGTCTGCGTTATCAAGCGACCCAGTAGCTCAAGACGTCCCCATTTCCTT AAGCCCCCCTCTGTGCTCAGCTTGTTATGGTCTGGCCAAATGCTACTGCTCCTCCCAGCATGATGTCACCTCCACGTTTCCCAGACGGAAAGCCCTGAACCGAGCCAGAGACATGGTTGTCCTCTCCAGAGAGTTCACGTGCTTGCCGCACAGTCGTATGGAGGAACATTCGAGCATTTCATCCACACATGGACACTCCTGCA atgatgattatgatgattATGATGGCAGCAGCTGTAAGCAGATGATGACTCAGGGAGGAAGTGGAGACAACACCTCTTCCTCCCATCCGTCTCCTCCACACAGCAATCAGGACTGGCCGAGCAGCAAGTTTCCCTCCCACTCCTTCACTTCTG CAACCTATCAGAAGATCAAACCCACGCAGCGGAACTGCGGAGGTCTGGAGAAAGGGTCTAACTACAGTGTGACACTAGTGCTGGGAGACAAGTCAATGGACAGTGAGACCTGTAGCGTGCCACCGGTGATGGTAGCCGGATGGCAGCGGAACGCCTCGCCACCCACGAGCTACACCAGCCAGCCCCGGCCTGGCAACAAATCAGTCTTTAAGAAGTTCTTTGGCAAAAAGGACGTGTGA